A region of Toxorhynchites rutilus septentrionalis strain SRP chromosome 1, ASM2978413v1, whole genome shotgun sequence DNA encodes the following proteins:
- the LOC129761734 gene encoding E3 ISG15--protein ligase HERC5: protein MMAEKLEEVFPKIWTAGLNPLDLSRNGKLHEINLNDFFKVKKFSTENTSNAYIIEFTSTHVLIASGQTLYSNSAITQNAHCIDFDSQIVQLSACTWYCLVLLVDGNLFKYDFHENRHTKLDFLTVENAMVSDEKETITHLACGDKLSIAITSRKSVFTIPNRVFTFPKHIRIAKVAAGLEHCLLLTSNGDCYSWGGGLRGQLGNGEITPHYERPQLIEALAGVKILDIAAGGWHSGAVSSFGDLYTWGWNSKGQLGLEGEKRTRGSVFALPQLLEVLDADGVEVSFEKIYCGNGYSAAISTTGAIYYAGDDITNKIKYQQIQKEAKTERFKFFDTTACIDGKIRLKSGPNTIIFMNQMKLASNSGE, encoded by the exons ATGATGGCAGAGAAACTGGAAGAAGTTTTCCCTAAAATTTGGACTGCAGGACTCAATCCACTTGATTTGAGCAGAAATGGAAAACTTCATG aaataaaCCTCAATGATTTCTTCAAAGTCAAGAAATTTTCCACCGAAAACACCAGCAATGCATACATCATTGAGTTTACTTCGACCCACGTGTTGATTGCTTCCGGACAGACTTTGTATTCCAATTCTGCTATCACTCAAAACGCCCACTGCATAGATTTCGATAGTCAAATTGTGCAACTGTCCGCCTGCACATGGTACTGCTTAGTACTGCTGGTCGATGGAAACTTGTTCAAGTACGATTTCCACGAAAATCGCCATACCAAGCTTGATTTTCTCACCGTAGAGAATGCAATGGTATCGGATGAAAAAGAAACAATCACTCACCTTGCCTGTGGTGATAAGCTTTCCATCGCTATTACTAGCAGAAAGTCAGTCTTCACCATCCCAAACAGGGTGTTCACATTTCCCAAACACATCCGGATCGCTAAAGTTGCAGCAGGACTGGAACACTGCCTTCTCCTGACATCTAATGGAGATTGTTATAGTTGGGGCGGCGGACT ACGCGGTCAGCTGGGAAACGGTGAGATTACACCGCATTACGAACGACCACAGTTGATCGAGGCTCTTgctggtgttaaaattttggacatcGCTGCCGGTGGGTGGCATTCTGGAGCAGTTTCCTCGTTTGGAGATTTGTACACCTGGGGATGGAACAGTAAGGGTCAGCTGGGGCTAGAGGGGGAGAAGCGAACGAGAGGGAGCGTGTTCGCTCTACCGCAACTGTTGGAAGTGCTGGATGCTGACGGTGTTGAGGTTTCGTTTGAAAAAATCTACTGTGGTAACGGATATTCAGCAGCGATAAGCACCACCGGTGCTATTTATTATGCCGGGGATGATATAACgaacaaaataaaatatcaaCAGATCCAGAAAGAAGCCAAAACAGAACGATTCAAGTTTTTCGATACAACCGCTTGCATTGATGGGAAAATTCGTCTAAAGAGCGGACCCAATACGATTATTTTTATGAATCAGATGAAGTTAGCGAGTAATAGTGGAGAATAA
- the LOC129761735 gene encoding ADP-ribosylation factor-like protein 3 isoform X3, producing the protein MGLLSLLRKLRSAPEKELRILLLGLDNAGKTTLLKQLASEEVTQVTPTAGFNIKSVVSDGFKLNVWDIGGQSKIRPYWKNYFENTDVLIYVIDSSDRKRLEETGDELAELLLDDKLKRVPLLVFANKQDIAGALKASEIAECLKLVKLKDRTWQIQACSALEGTGVKEGMDWVCKSIKK; encoded by the exons ATG GGTCTTTTGTCGCTGCTCAGAAAGTTGCGTTCGGCTCCCGAGAAAGAGCTGAGAATATTGTTACTAGGACTAGATAACGCTGGAAAAACTACCCTTTTGAAACAGTTGGCTTCCGAGGAGGTTACACAG GTCACACCTACAGCAGGATTCAACATTAAATCCGTCGTCTCGGATGGCTTCAAGCTCAACGTGTGGGATATCGGCGGTCAGAGCAAGATTCGCCCATATTGGAAGAACTATTTCGAGAACACCGATGTTCTG ATTTACGTGATAGACTCCAGTGATCGCAAGCGCTTGGAGGAAACCGGCGACGAGCTGGCGGAACTTCTGCTGGACGATAAATTAAAGCGCGTCCCACTGTTAGTGTTTGCCAACAAGCAAGACATCGCAGGTGCCCTGAAGGCGTCCGAGATAGCCGAGTGCCTTAAGCTTGTCAAGTTGAAAGATCGTACCTGGCAGATTCAGGCTTGTTCAGCTCTGGAAGGAACGGGGGTGAAG GAGGGAATGGATTGGGTTTGTAAAAGTATtaagaaatga
- the LOC129761735 gene encoding ADP-ribosylation factor-like protein 3 isoform X2 → MGLLSLLRKLRSAPEKELRILLLGLDNAGKTTLLKQLASEEVTQVTPTAGFNIKSVVSDGFKLNVWDIGGQSKIRPYWKNYFENTDVLIYVIDSSDRKRLEETGDELAELLLDDKLKRVPLLVFANKQDIAGALKASEIAECLKLVKLKDRTWQIQACSALEGTGVKDRLGVCFNLSSPAH, encoded by the exons ATG GGTCTTTTGTCGCTGCTCAGAAAGTTGCGTTCGGCTCCCGAGAAAGAGCTGAGAATATTGTTACTAGGACTAGATAACGCTGGAAAAACTACCCTTTTGAAACAGTTGGCTTCCGAGGAGGTTACACAG GTCACACCTACAGCAGGATTCAACATTAAATCCGTCGTCTCGGATGGCTTCAAGCTCAACGTGTGGGATATCGGCGGTCAGAGCAAGATTCGCCCATATTGGAAGAACTATTTCGAGAACACCGATGTTCTG ATTTACGTGATAGACTCCAGTGATCGCAAGCGCTTGGAGGAAACCGGCGACGAGCTGGCGGAACTTCTGCTGGACGATAAATTAAAGCGCGTCCCACTGTTAGTGTTTGCCAACAAGCAAGACATCGCAGGTGCCCTGAAGGCGTCCGAGATAGCCGAGTGCCTTAAGCTTGTCAAGTTGAAAGATCGTACCTGGCAGATTCAGGCTTGTTCAGCTCTGGAAGGAACGGGGGTGAAG GATCGTCTCGGTGTCTGTTTCAACCTCTCATCCCCTGCGCATTGA
- the LOC129761735 gene encoding ADP-ribosylation factor-like protein 3 isoform X4 — MVTPTAGFNIKSVVSDGFKLNVWDIGGQSKIRPYWKNYFENTDVLIYVIDSSDRKRLEETGDELAELLLDDKLKRVPLLVFANKQDIAGALKASEIAECLKLVKLKDRTWQIQACSALEGTGVKVCFHHFSSIIFGPHTVWWIIE, encoded by the exons ATG GTCACACCTACAGCAGGATTCAACATTAAATCCGTCGTCTCGGATGGCTTCAAGCTCAACGTGTGGGATATCGGCGGTCAGAGCAAGATTCGCCCATATTGGAAGAACTATTTCGAGAACACCGATGTTCTG ATTTACGTGATAGACTCCAGTGATCGCAAGCGCTTGGAGGAAACCGGCGACGAGCTGGCGGAACTTCTGCTGGACGATAAATTAAAGCGCGTCCCACTGTTAGTGTTTGCCAACAAGCAAGACATCGCAGGTGCCCTGAAGGCGTCCGAGATAGCCGAGTGCCTTAAGCTTGTCAAGTTGAAAGATCGTACCTGGCAGATTCAGGCTTGTTCAGCTCTGGAAGGAACGGGGGTGAAGGTATGTTTCCACCATTTTTCTTCCATTATTTTCGGTCCGCACACCGTGTGGTGGATAATTGAATAA
- the LOC129761735 gene encoding ADP-ribosylation factor-like protein 3 isoform X1, with the protein MGLLSLLRKLRSAPEKELRILLLGLDNAGKTTLLKQLASEEVTQVTPTAGFNIKSVVSDGFKLNVWDIGGQSKIRPYWKNYFENTDVLIYVIDSSDRKRLEETGDELAELLLDDKLKRVPLLVFANKQDIAGALKASEIAECLKLVKLKDRTWQIQACSALEGTGVKVCFHHFSSIIFGPHTVWWIIE; encoded by the exons ATG GGTCTTTTGTCGCTGCTCAGAAAGTTGCGTTCGGCTCCCGAGAAAGAGCTGAGAATATTGTTACTAGGACTAGATAACGCTGGAAAAACTACCCTTTTGAAACAGTTGGCTTCCGAGGAGGTTACACAG GTCACACCTACAGCAGGATTCAACATTAAATCCGTCGTCTCGGATGGCTTCAAGCTCAACGTGTGGGATATCGGCGGTCAGAGCAAGATTCGCCCATATTGGAAGAACTATTTCGAGAACACCGATGTTCTG ATTTACGTGATAGACTCCAGTGATCGCAAGCGCTTGGAGGAAACCGGCGACGAGCTGGCGGAACTTCTGCTGGACGATAAATTAAAGCGCGTCCCACTGTTAGTGTTTGCCAACAAGCAAGACATCGCAGGTGCCCTGAAGGCGTCCGAGATAGCCGAGTGCCTTAAGCTTGTCAAGTTGAAAGATCGTACCTGGCAGATTCAGGCTTGTTCAGCTCTGGAAGGAACGGGGGTGAAGGTATGTTTCCACCATTTTTCTTCCATTATTTTCGGTCCGCACACCGTGTGGTGGATAATTGAATAA